From the genome of Canis aureus isolate CA01 chromosome 29, VMU_Caureus_v.1.0, whole genome shotgun sequence:
ggtATGATGCTTTGGAAAGACCTGTGCAAAAGAGGAGCCTTGACACTTAGACTCCGTTATCTTTCTGCTTCTGGGTTTATTGTTCCATTTAGAAAACCAGACACCAATGTTTTTTATATAAACTTGTGTTAAACTGTGGACATCAGAGAAGTAAATGATTGCCATCAATTGCTAAGTGAATGCACCTCAACCTTAGAAACTTCAAAACTACCTTGTGAATGCTGCCACCcataatagaaattataaaaatataatacattgcCAAAGAAATACTAATAGCAAAAAAGCTCAGCATTGATCAAGTCCCTAGAACCTCCTAAATATTGTGGCATTTTCATAGCTTAGCTTGTTTAATTCTCAGAATAACCCTGTATGCAATATAATTATCCTTGTATTACAGTGGGAAACACTGAGGGTCAGAGGTGGTAAAAATGATTTCCTCATAGAGCTAATATATGGTGGGGTCAGGATTACAGGAGCAGTTAGATGTCAGAGCCCTTCTCAAAAAGCCAAAAGAGTATTTTGTTGAGGTTGTTTCAGAAGGCGGAAACAACTCAGCCTTCTAACAACTGAGGAGGCTGGACCCAAACCACCAGAAATAAGATCTGATTATGTGGACCTGGGAGCCTTCCTTAAAGGTTATCAGGAATCCATTATTCAGATTAGTGCAAAATCCCGTGATGCCTTTGTCTCAGAGACAATGGTGGTAGTTTCCTCATTAGGTTAATCACAATAGGAGGCAGAAAACTCAGCAAAAAAGATGTCCATCCTTGTTTTTTATTCCTTCAGGTTGGGTAGTACATCATGAGCAGTACAATCAACTTCTCTTTTTAGGCATCTTTTGAATGAAGTGGTTTTGCCTCAATATGTATACTAGGAGATTACTAGTGAAAGTATACTCAGTTATTATCATTTTAGCAAATGATTATaactccagtttttaaaaatcattttttgatAAACTTAACAATAGTTAATATTCTCTCTACCAATGCGCCATATAGCTAATGATAAATATTATCCTGAACTTCAACCTTAGCTTCCTAAACGCAGTATTGTTACTCAAAAAGGCTGTATTCTTTTGTTAAATTGTCAAGATTAACATTTAATACTCCATTATTTTAGCCAACAGTGTAAAATTTTAAACTAGGACATTCTTTTTACCACCAAGCTTTCCTCAAACCACTTGCACAGCCTAGACATTTTCCGTTGAATAATTGTTTTTCTACTCCTTTGACAATAAGTCCCCTGAAAGTTCAATTAAATACCAGTGAAAcatgacttcatttattttcttttttgattgtgATAGCTTGAAATACAGTATTATAAATCTTAAATTGTGTGAAGTATATATTGTTAGGCCCTTAACATTCTTGAACAATGACTgcttttactgaatttatttatttttaaacaaaattatccATTTATTAGAGAATCCAGGTCCTATTTTCTTTAAGTCATTCATCTGTAGGTGCCTCTTGTAGCAGACTTGCTTAAACTACTttgtactcttaaaaaaaaaaaaatgtatacaaacaaagatgttaattcttttaatatgGAAGGTAAATCTCATtttagcttaaaagaaaaaagtctacaTGGGCTCTTCCCATACTATTGGGATAATTGCTAGACTCCTGgggttttaaatttctttccatGTCCATTTTGTAGGTCtaaattcatcttttttccttttagaagaaAGGATGTGGAGTGGGTTGCTACCTCCTGGCCTAAACGAAAGTGATATTGAATTGAATTCTGAAGATGAAACCCCATTAGAGAACTCTGGACTTAACCTACAggaagataaagaagatggggcCATTACAAAAACAGAGGTCTCCGATTTCCCAACAGATGGACCAAAACCTGGAGCAGAGGCTAATGTCAATGCATATGAAGAGTGCCCTTCTGGAATTGCCTTAAATATGTGGCATGTAAGTTTTCTCTTGTGTGTCTTATTAAAGCCTGTGCATGTGTGTCGGTGCATGCTCCAGTGTGTTTCTCTGCCATGGTCAGAATGCCTGTGTTCTTGGGAGGTAATAGGTAGGGAATATTGACTCAGAATACTCTGGGTGTGTGGTCAACCCATTGGGCACTCAGACGCTaactttcatttttgtgttttttataaaaaggaagaaaaacatttagtAGGATTAGCTACTTTGCCCAACATGTTACACAAGTTCCTATATTAATTTGATCTCTTTGTCATCCGTATGAGTCATTGAATTTTACTGTCAGATAATCAGATTGACTTATGTCAagataaatgaagataaaaactCAGGTTGGGGGAGAGTCTTAGAGAATAGAGTATCTCCAGAAGAAAACTACTTTTGTTTATAAATGCTAgagtatatttttattagtttgtaattttttgaaCATATGCTTTGCTTCAAAATTtacttactacttttttttttttttttacatttatatagaaATTTCAAGAATTGCATAAAAAACATTCTGAACAGAAAACCTCAACTTCAggattcagaaggaaaaaaagaaaacgctCCAGgaaaggtgttttgttttaattcaagtTAATTGTCAATAGTGCTAATGTTAAATTGTGACTAATTTTAATAAGCATGAattttgaaataaacaaatactcAGGTATTGACACTTTGTGAATTCCTTTCAGGTAAATTGAAGAATGAGGAAGAGTCTCATAGGTAGgtggaatttaaaatatttgtttcttctaGAAAATCCTGTAAAACTTGTATCAGTATTTGAACTACTTATGTCTGCAACCTAAGAACTAGTTTTTGTGATTTGTAATTGTAGTAACCAATTAAAGACACTAAAAATAAGTTATTGTCTATCTTGCAGTGAGCAGACCCCAAGTGAAACCCAGTGGAAGGAGCTTACTCAGTATTTTGGAATCAATGATAGGTTTGACCCCCctgttaagaagaaaaaaatcgaTAAGgtaagatctttttttattgcatcttatattagccattagaaatgttTGTAATTAGCCTTGCCTAAGGTATTCTCCTCATTAATTAATTCAGTGAAAAAGTTAAAATGCCTACTGTATGCTTAACAAGATGCTAGGTAAAGAAGTAAATATATAgttagaaatcatttaaaaaatcatgttaagGAAATGAACAGGATGttgtgaagaaattaaaatggagGCCCCACTTTAGGCGGTCAAGGGGGGGCCTTTTCTGGGAGATACCATTTCAGTGAGACCTGAAGGATGGGAAGGAACCATCTCTATGCAGAATGCTCTTGTAGAGGCAGTGACCTGGGTAAAGGTCCTCAGGGCAATGAGCCATAATGGGACATTTGAGTAACTGTGAGAATGTCAGCTTGGCTGGAATGGAATTAACGAGGAGGAGAGTGGCTCAGGATAGAGTTGGAGAGGCCGGCAGTCAGGGCCCAAACTGTGAAGGACCTGAAGGGGCAGAATAAGGAATTGGGTTTGAGTTACCATGTAGTTGAGAGTCATTCAAGAATTTAAGTTAAGAGAGTGATATGATCGAAGTGCTGTTTAAAATGATGGTTCTTGTGTGGAGAATGGGCTGTGGAGCAGCAAGAGTAAGTTAGAGAACAGTAAAGAGACTCTTGTAGGCACGAGAGGACGGTGGCTTGGACAAGAATGGTGCTGCTGAAGATGAAGAAGAGTGGATGGATTGGGGGTCTACTGTAGGAGGATGGACGGTATTTGCCTCTAATGCTTTGTAAAGTGATGGAGAGGACTTGGGATGTGAGGAGGGAAAGAGCCATTTGGGGCTTTACCTGTAGCTGTGGTGTGAATACAAAGGTGGGACGGCTGGGGGAGTAGTGGGGGGAGAAGATTTAGAATGTGGCCTGTCCAAAGTTCATTTTGGGGCATGGGTGATCTAAGTGGGTGGGAGCAGAGAGGCAGTTGGTAAAATGAGGAGAATCTGAGCTGGAGATTCATGTTTGGACGTCATCGGTCGATAGGTGATGTGAATACTTAGTAGAgtct
Proteins encoded in this window:
- the FAM204A gene encoding protein FAM204A isoform X1, with amino-acid sequence MTTRGQNGRSPLAEKPEPMGRRGVGWVLRWLPGGRLPTEERMWSGLLPPGLNESDIELNSEDETPLENSGLNLQEDKEDGAITKTEVSDFPTDGPKPGAEANVNAYEECPSGIALNMWHKFQELHKKHSEQKTSTSGFRRKKRKRSRKGKLKNEEESHSEQTPSETQWKELTQYFGINDRFDPPVKKKKIDKSGLEKSIDQAVEEWNIEKAEELSNQLATRELGVKIAKAVACHNFVKAKKDAENSQVARKKKKLAWGFEAKKRWETKSNMGYM
- the FAM204A gene encoding protein FAM204A isoform X2, which produces MWSGLLPPGLNESDIELNSEDETPLENSGLNLQEDKEDGAITKTEVSDFPTDGPKPGAEANVNAYEECPSGIALNMWHKFQELHKKHSEQKTSTSGFRRKKRKRSRKGKLKNEEESHSEQTPSETQWKELTQYFGINDRFDPPVKKKKIDKSGLEKSIDQAVEEWNIEKAEELSNQLATRELGVKIAKAVACHNFVKAKKDAENSQVARKKKKLAWGFEAKKRWETKSNMGYM